The following DNA comes from Thalassomonas viridans.
TCTACTAATAACCTGATTTTTGGCGACAAGTGGCGGTTGTGGGGATAGATGGCCCAAATGCCTTCATCCGGGCCCCGGTAATTATCAAGCAGGGTTACCAGTTCGCCGCTTTGTTGGTGCTGCTGCACGTAATAATCCGGTAATTGTACTATGCCCAGGCCCTTGAGGGCTGCATCTACCAGGGCGAAACCGCTGTTGTACCTGAGGTTGCCGCTTACGCGGATATTTTTTTCTTTTCCCGCTTCGCTAAAGCGCCAGTAATCCAGGGTGCCTAACAGGCAGCGGTGTTTGTCCAGTTCCGACAGGGAGTGGGGTGTGCCGTACTTTTCCAGGTAAGCCGGCGATGCGCAGACATAGTTTGTCCGTTTGCCTAACTTTTTTGCCATCATGGAAGAATCGCTCAGTTTGCCGAGGCGAATGGCCAGGTCATAGCCTTCATCCACCAGGTCAACCTGCTGGTTGCTCAGGTAGGCCGACACTTCCACGTCTGTGTATTGCAGCATAAAGTCGTTTATCAGGGGTAAAATTTGCCGCTCGCCGTAGGTTACCGGTGCGGTTAGTTTTACTTTCCCCTGGGGTCTCGATTGCAGGTTGGTGATGGCCCGCTCGGCTTCGTCCAGGCCGTCGAGTACGCTGCGGCAGTGCTGGTAGAAAACGCGTCCTTCTTCGGTCAGGGAGACCTTGCGTGTGGTGCGGTAAAACAATTTTACATTGAGGCGTTTTTCCAACGCGCTGATCTGGCGGCTTACCTGGGCGGTAGAAATGGCCATCTTTTTTGATGCCTGGGTAAAGCTTTCATTCTCGGCAACGTAAACGAATTCGCTGATACCTTCCCATTGCATGATTATTACCTATATGTATAAGTGATTTTCTAAAATGGCATATTATCATTGTATGAGAAATAAATATAATGCTCTCCATCAGGCAAATACGCCTTGATTATTTTGTTTGCTATAAAGACAAAGCCACTAAAACAGAGAGTGACTCATTAACCGGATACTCCTGTTGTCGTGATCCTTTATATGGGTGATAGGGAGTAAAAATGAGTTGGTTATTTCTTTTTTCGGTGTGGCGGCAGAGGCCATGTCTCATGTGGCGCTTAAAGCAACCGACGGTTTTAACAAACCTTTGCCGCTTGCCCTGGTGATCTTGGGGCACCTGTCTGCCTTCCTGTTTTTGGGGCAGGCAATGAAAGGCATGCCGGTTGGTATTGTCCATGCGCTGTGGGCGGGACTTGCTATTGTCACCGTTGCCTTGCTGTCAACTGTGATATACCGCCAGCACCTTGAACTCACCACCTGGCTGGGGATGGCGCTTATTGCCGCCGGTGTGGTGATGATCAACCTTTCCCAGGGACACGGCCATTAACCTGTGCCCGGGACGATATCCGGGTTTAAGGCGAAACCTTGTGGGAGCCCGTTAAACCTGAGCAGAATTTTAATTGTTACCAGTGGGTAAAAGTGAATTGCTTGTCAGACACTTTATCAATTAAAAGTAAATATAATAGACTAGACCTAAATGTAGTGAATTCGTCTATGCTCTAAGCCATTAAACAAATAACAGAGAGAATTAATATGTCCGATCAATTTATTAAATCAAAAGCCGCCATTGCCTGGGGGCCGAACCAGCCGTTAGCCGTTGAAGAAGTCGACGTTATGCTGCCGAAAAAAGGCGAAGTGCTGGTAAAGATTTTGGCATCTGGCGTGTGTCATACCGATGCCTTTACCCTGTCGGGTGAAGATCCCGAAGGTATTTTTCCTTGTATTTTAGGCCACGAAGGCGGCGGTATTGTTGAACAGGTTGGCGAAGGCGTAACCAGCGTTAAAGTGGGCGATCATGTTATTCCGTTATACACTCCCGAGTGCGGCGAGTGTAAGTTCTGTCTTTCCGGCAAAACCAACCTGTGCCAGAAAATTCGTGAAACCCAGGGCAAGGGCCTGATGCCTGACGGCACTACACGTTTTTATAAAGATGGCGAGCCTATTTATCACTACATGGGCTGCTCTACCTTTTCTGAATACACGGTACTGCCGGAAATTTCCCTGGCGAAAGTTAACCCGGCGGCGCCACTGGAAGAAGTTTGCCTGTTGGGCTGTGGTGTTACCACAGGTATGGGGGCGGTAATGAATACCGCTAAAGTTGAAGAAGGCGCAACCGTTGCTATTTTCGGTTTGGGCGGCATTGGCCTGTCGGCAATCATCGGCTCCACTATGGCCAAGGCGTCGCGCATTATTGCTATTGATATCAACGAAAGCAAATTCGAGCTGGCGCAAAAATTAGGAGCGACCGACTGCATCAACCCTAACGATTACGACAAGCCGATTCAGGAAGTTATTGTCGAGCTTACCGACGGCGGTGTCGATTACTCTTTTGAGTGTATCGGTAATGTTAATGTGATGCGTTCTGCGCTTGAGTGCTGTCATAAAGGTTGGGGCGAGTCGGTTGTGATCGGCGTGGCAGGCGCCGGTCAGGAAATCTCAACCCGTCCGTTCCAACTGGTAACAGGGCGCGTATGGCGCGGCTCTGCCTTTGGCGGCGTAAAAGGGCGTTCCGAGCTGCCCGAGTATGTTGAGCGTTACTTAAACGGCGAGTTTAAGCTGGATGACTTCATTACCCATACCATGGGACTGGAAGATATTAATGAATCATTCGAGCTTTTACATAAGGGTGAAAGTATCCGCACCGTTATCCACTTCGACAAGTAATCGTTATCCTGCAGTCCCTGTGTCTTGCTAAGGTACAGGGGCTGCGTCTGAGGTTTAAGATGACCATTGAAAATATAAGCATCAACAAAAGTTTTGGCGGCTGGC
Coding sequences within:
- a CDS encoding S-(hydroxymethyl)glutathione dehydrogenase/class III alcohol dehydrogenase; the protein is MSDQFIKSKAAIAWGPNQPLAVEEVDVMLPKKGEVLVKILASGVCHTDAFTLSGEDPEGIFPCILGHEGGGIVEQVGEGVTSVKVGDHVIPLYTPECGECKFCLSGKTNLCQKIRETQGKGLMPDGTTRFYKDGEPIYHYMGCSTFSEYTVLPEISLAKVNPAAPLEEVCLLGCGVTTGMGAVMNTAKVEEGATVAIFGLGGIGLSAIIGSTMAKASRIIAIDINESKFELAQKLGATDCINPNDYDKPIQEVIVELTDGGVDYSFECIGNVNVMRSALECCHKGWGESVVIGVAGAGQEISTRPFQLVTGRVWRGSAFGGVKGRSELPEYVERYLNGEFKLDDFITHTMGLEDINESFELLHKGESIRTVIHFDK
- a CDS encoding LysR family transcriptional regulator; this encodes MQWEGISEFVYVAENESFTQASKKMAISTAQVSRQISALEKRLNVKLFYRTTRKVSLTEEGRVFYQHCRSVLDGLDEAERAITNLQSRPQGKVKLTAPVTYGERQILPLINDFMLQYTDVEVSAYLSNQQVDLVDEGYDLAIRLGKLSDSSMMAKKLGKRTNYVCASPAYLEKYGTPHSLSELDKHRCLLGTLDYWRFSEAGKEKNIRVSGNLRYNSGFALVDAALKGLGIVQLPDYYVQQHQQSGELVTLLDNYRGPDEGIWAIYPHNRHLSPKIRLLVDYLAQHIV